One Theropithecus gelada isolate Dixy chromosome 20, Tgel_1.0, whole genome shotgun sequence DNA segment encodes these proteins:
- the LOC112613835 gene encoding dipeptidase 3-like: MQREDNLDSVCVIDLSQQDLVQAEGFRCYPDAGFPQGLEDVSTYPVLIEELLSRSWSEKELQGVLRGNLLRVFRQVEKVREESRAQSPMEAEFPYGQLSTSCHSHLVPQNGHQAMHLEVTK, from the exons ATGCAGAGGGAGGATAATTTAGATTCGGTTTGTGTCATTGACCTTTCTCAGCAGGACCTGGTTCAAGCCGAGGGGTTCAGATGCTACCCAGAtgcagg GTTCCCTCAGGGGCTGGAGGACGTGTCCACATACCCAGTCCTGATAGAGGAGTTGCTGAGTCGTAGCTGGAGTGAGAAAGAGCTTCAAGGTGTCCTTCGTGGAAACCTGCTGCGGGTCTTCAGACAAGTGGAAAAG GTGAGAGAGGAGAGCAGGGCGCAGAGCCCCATGGAGGCTGAGTTTCCATATGGGCAACTGAGCACATCCTGCCACTCCCACCTCGTGCCTCAGAATGGACACCAGGCTATGCATCTGGAGGTGACCAAGTAG